A single Carassius carassius chromosome 3, fCarCar2.1, whole genome shotgun sequence DNA region contains:
- the zgc:103601 gene encoding arylamine N-acetyltransferase, pineal gland isozyme NAT-10 isoform X1, with translation MRRDIMDLKEYLNRIGFTGQYDKADLDNLFTIHKLHVMNIPFENLSIHSGEKNTMDLQIIYDKIVKSNRGGWCCENNLLFSWVLKEMGYKFTMLGSKVFNSLKQEYLSMDCHLINLVEIDGKQYIADVSFGVSSQIWHPLELISGKDQPQPSGVFRLINNGLQWVLEKTNRKQLVQDKTFTNSSLIDKRLTKSLYSFTLTPRDADHFREMSDYLQTSPDSLFVLKSICSLQTPTGFRALIGWTYSEVTFKEDSDLVDMKEIPGCEIEALLRDKFNLVLVNKFTPKNNKADYCI, from the coding sequence GGATATAATGGACCTGAAAGAATACTTGAACAGGATTGGGTTTACTGGCCAATATGACAAAGCCGACCTAGACAATTTGTTCACCATCCACAAGCTGCATGTTATGAATATTCCATTTGAGAACCTCAGCATCCATTCTGGCGAGAAGAACACTATGGACCTGCAAATCATCTATGATAAAATAGTCAAGAGCAATCGGGGAGGCTGGTGTTGTGAAAACAACCTCTTGTTCTCATGGGTCCTGAAGGAGATGGGATACAAATTCACCATGCTAGGCTCCAAAGTGTTCAACTCACTGAAACAGGAGTACCTCTCCATGGACTGTCATCTCATCAATCTGGTGGAGATTGATGGGAAGCAGTACATTGCAGATGTAAGCTTTGGAGTGTCATCCCAAATCTGGCATCCCTTAGAGTTGATCTCAGGTAAAGACCAGCCGCAGCCTTCAGGTGTATTCCGCCTCATAAATAATGGGCTGCAGTGGGTTTTGGAGAAGACCAACAGGAAGCAATTGGTCCAAGATAAGACCTTTACTAATTCCAGCCTCATTGATAAACGGCTCACAAAATCATTATACTCCTTCACATTAACACCCCGTGATGCAGATCATTTCCGAGAGATGTCAGATTACCTGCAGACTAGTCCAGACTCTCTGTTCGTGCTCAAATCCATTTGCTCCCTTCAGACACCCACAGGCTTCAGAGCTCTGATTGGTTGGACATACAGCGAGGTCACATTTAAAGAGGACTCAGACTTGGTGGACATGAAAGAAATCCCAGGCTGTGAGATAGAGGCTTTACTAAGGGACAAGTTTAACCTGGTGTTAGTTAATAAATTCACACCCAAAAACAACAAAGCTGATTATTGTATCTAG
- the zgc:103601 gene encoding arylamine N-acetyltransferase, pineal gland isozyme NAT-10 isoform X2: MDLKEYLNRIGFTGQYDKADLDNLFTIHKLHVMNIPFENLSIHSGEKNTMDLQIIYDKIVKSNRGGWCCENNLLFSWVLKEMGYKFTMLGSKVFNSLKQEYLSMDCHLINLVEIDGKQYIADVSFGVSSQIWHPLELISGKDQPQPSGVFRLINNGLQWVLEKTNRKQLVQDKTFTNSSLIDKRLTKSLYSFTLTPRDADHFREMSDYLQTSPDSLFVLKSICSLQTPTGFRALIGWTYSEVTFKEDSDLVDMKEIPGCEIEALLRDKFNLVLVNKFTPKNNKADYCI; the protein is encoded by the coding sequence ATGGACCTGAAAGAATACTTGAACAGGATTGGGTTTACTGGCCAATATGACAAAGCCGACCTAGACAATTTGTTCACCATCCACAAGCTGCATGTTATGAATATTCCATTTGAGAACCTCAGCATCCATTCTGGCGAGAAGAACACTATGGACCTGCAAATCATCTATGATAAAATAGTCAAGAGCAATCGGGGAGGCTGGTGTTGTGAAAACAACCTCTTGTTCTCATGGGTCCTGAAGGAGATGGGATACAAATTCACCATGCTAGGCTCCAAAGTGTTCAACTCACTGAAACAGGAGTACCTCTCCATGGACTGTCATCTCATCAATCTGGTGGAGATTGATGGGAAGCAGTACATTGCAGATGTAAGCTTTGGAGTGTCATCCCAAATCTGGCATCCCTTAGAGTTGATCTCAGGTAAAGACCAGCCGCAGCCTTCAGGTGTATTCCGCCTCATAAATAATGGGCTGCAGTGGGTTTTGGAGAAGACCAACAGGAAGCAATTGGTCCAAGATAAGACCTTTACTAATTCCAGCCTCATTGATAAACGGCTCACAAAATCATTATACTCCTTCACATTAACACCCCGTGATGCAGATCATTTCCGAGAGATGTCAGATTACCTGCAGACTAGTCCAGACTCTCTGTTCGTGCTCAAATCCATTTGCTCCCTTCAGACACCCACAGGCTTCAGAGCTCTGATTGGTTGGACATACAGCGAGGTCACATTTAAAGAGGACTCAGACTTGGTGGACATGAAAGAAATCCCAGGCTGTGAGATAGAGGCTTTACTAAGGGACAAGTTTAACCTGGTGTTAGTTAATAAATTCACACCCAAAAACAACAAAGCTGATTATTGTATCTAG
- the LOC132112945 gene encoding arylamine N-acetyltransferase, pineal gland isozyme NAT-3-like: protein MDLKEYLNRIGFTGQYDKADLDNLFTIHKLHVMNIPFENLSIHSGEKNTMDLQIIYDKIVKSNRGGWCCENNLLFSWVLKEISGKDQPQPSGVFRLINNGLQWVLEKTNRKQLVQDKTFANSSLIDKRLTKTLYSFTLTPRNADNFREMSDYLQTSPDSLFVLKSICGSLQTPTGFRALFGWTYSKVTFKEDSDLVDMKEIPGCEIEALLRDMFNLVLVNKFTPKNNKADYCI from the exons ATGGACCTGAAAGAGTACTTGAACAGGATTGGGTTTACTGGCCAATATGACAAAGCCGACCTGGACAATTTGTTCACCATCCACAAGCTGCATGTTATGAATATTCCATTTGAGAACCTCAGCATCCATTCTGGCGAGAAGAACACTATGGACCTGCAAATCATCTATGATAAAATAGTCAAGAGCAATCGGGGAGGCTGGTGTTGTGAAAACAACCTCTTGTTCTCATGGGTCCTGAAGGAGATCTCAGGTAAAGACCAGCCGCAGCCTTCAGGTGTATTCCGCCTCATAAATAATGGGCTGCAGTGGGTTTTGGAGAAGACCAACAGGAAGCAATTGGTCCAAGATAAGACCTTTGCTAATTCCAGCCTCATTGATAAACGGCTCACCAAAACATTATACTCCTTCACATTAACACCCCGTAATGCAGATAATTTCCGAGAGATGTCAGATTACCTGCAGACTAGTCCAGACTCTCTGTTCGTGCTCAAATCCATTTgc ggctcCCTTCAGACACCCACAGGCTTCAGAGCTCTGTTTGGTTGGACATACAGCAAGGTCACATTTAAAGAGGACTCAGACTTGGTGGACATGAAAGAAATCCCAGGCTGTGAGATAGAGGCTTTACTAAGGGACATGTTTAACCTGGTGTTAGTTAATAAATTCACACCCAAAAACAACAAAGCTGATTATTGTATCTAA